The proteins below come from a single Mycobacterium parmense genomic window:
- a CDS encoding lysophospholipid acyltransferase family protein: protein MVEPTFRSLEILAQLVVAATGTRITYRGVENIPERGGAVVAINHTSYVDWLPAALAVHRRRRRLRFMIKAEMQRVRAVDFLIRHTRTIPVDRRAGAGAYAVAVQRLREGELVGVYPEATISRSFELKGFKTGASRMAIEAGVPIVPVIVWGAQRIWTKDHPRKLGRTKVPITVQVGAPLRPAADLAQTDAALRESMTTLLHQVQQHYPRPSGAYWVPHRLGGGAPTLEQAARIEADEAASRAPRRPE, encoded by the coding sequence ATGGTGGAGCCGACGTTCCGCTCGCTGGAAATCCTCGCCCAGCTGGTGGTTGCGGCCACCGGAACCCGGATCACCTACCGCGGCGTGGAGAACATCCCCGAGCGGGGCGGCGCTGTCGTCGCGATCAACCACACCAGCTACGTCGACTGGCTGCCCGCCGCGCTCGCCGTGCACCGGCGGCGCCGGCGGCTGCGGTTCATGATCAAGGCCGAGATGCAGCGGGTGCGGGCGGTCGATTTCCTGATCAGGCACACGCGCACCATCCCGGTGGATCGCCGCGCGGGAGCCGGTGCCTATGCGGTGGCCGTGCAGCGCCTCCGCGAGGGTGAGCTGGTGGGCGTCTACCCGGAGGCCACGATCAGCCGCAGCTTCGAACTCAAGGGTTTCAAGACGGGGGCCTCGCGGATGGCGATCGAGGCCGGCGTCCCGATCGTGCCGGTGATCGTCTGGGGCGCGCAGCGGATCTGGACCAAGGACCACCCGCGGAAATTAGGCCGCACTAAGGTGCCCATTACAGTGCAGGTGGGTGCGCCGTTGCGCCCGGCTGCTGACCTCGCGCAGACCGATGCCGCGCTGCGCGAGTCGATGACCACGCTGCTGCACCAGGTGCAGCAGCACTACCCGCGCCCGTCGGGCGCGTACTGGGTGCCGCACCGACTGGGCGGCGGGGCGCCGACCTTGGAGCAGGCCGCTCGGATAGAGGCCGACGAGGCGGCGAGCCGGGCGCCGCGCCGGCCCGAGTAG
- a CDS encoding lysophospholipid acyltransferase family protein, translating into MAEAFYRLGELIVPPLVAMQGTKITFEGLENIPERGGALLAQNHTSYLDWLPTLLGVRERGRRAYFMIKAEMAEVKAADYVIRHARLIPVDRTAGHEAFDLAVRRMRQGELIGMHPEATISRSFELREFKTGAARMAVEAGVPIVPVIVWGAHRIWPKDHPKKVFRNKVPITVAAGRPLPPHGTVEQLNAALREQMNALLYRVQAEYPHPPGEFWVPRRLGGSAPTQDDSRAIRLAELQERMKRHGTDGVTRPGQSQSGLH; encoded by the coding sequence ATGGCGGAGGCCTTCTACCGGCTGGGGGAGTTGATCGTCCCGCCGCTGGTGGCCATGCAGGGCACCAAGATCACCTTCGAGGGCCTCGAGAACATCCCCGAGCGCGGCGGTGCGCTCCTGGCCCAGAACCACACCAGCTACCTCGACTGGCTTCCGACCCTGCTCGGCGTGCGCGAGCGGGGCCGCCGCGCGTACTTCATGATCAAGGCGGAGATGGCCGAGGTGAAGGCGGCCGACTACGTCATCAGGCACGCCAGGCTGATCCCGGTGGACCGGACCGCGGGCCACGAGGCGTTCGACCTGGCCGTGCGGCGGATGCGGCAGGGCGAGCTGATCGGCATGCACCCCGAGGCGACCATCAGCCGCAGTTTCGAGCTGCGCGAGTTCAAGACCGGGGCCGCCCGCATGGCGGTGGAGGCCGGCGTGCCGATCGTCCCGGTGATCGTCTGGGGCGCCCACCGGATCTGGCCCAAGGATCATCCGAAGAAGGTGTTCCGCAACAAGGTGCCGATCACCGTCGCCGCCGGGCGGCCGCTGCCGCCGCACGGCACCGTCGAACAGCTCAACGCCGCCCTGCGCGAGCAGATGAACGCGCTGCTCTACCGGGTCCAGGCCGAATATCCGCATCCGCCGGGAGAGTTCTGGGTGCCCCGGCGGCTGGGCGGCTCCGCGCCGACCCAGGACGATTCGCGGGCGATTCGGCTGGCCGAGCTGCAGGAGCGCATGAAAAGGCACGGGACCGACGGCGTGACGCGCCCCGGTCAAAGCCAAAGCGGGCTCCATTGA
- a CDS encoding PirG yields MPNRRRRKLSTAMSAVAAVAVASPCAYFLVYESTSAGKQPEHHEFKQAAVMTDLPGELMGALTQGLSQFGINMPPIPALSGGGASTTGLTGPGLGTPGLGTTGLTSPGLTSPGLTSPGLTSPGLASPGLSPTTPGLTAPGALPTTPGVGGLTTPGAGLNPALTSPAGGLGTPAAGEVPITTPAALDPGADGTYPILGDPSTLGGGGGGGGNGGGGLINDVMQAANQLGAGQAIDLLKGLVMPAITQSMQGGAGAPGALPGAAGALPGALPGAAGALPGAAGALPHAAAALPGAAGALPGAAGALPGAAGAAAPAAAAPLPPV; encoded by the coding sequence GTGCCGAACCGACGCCGACGCAAGCTCTCGACAGCCATGAGCGCGGTCGCCGCTGTGGCAGTCGCGAGTCCTTGCGCATACTTCCTTGTCTACGAATCGACCTCCGCCGGCAAGCAGCCCGAGCACCACGAGTTCAAGCAGGCAGCCGTGATGACCGACCTGCCCGGCGAGCTGATGGGCGCGCTGACCCAGGGGCTGTCGCAATTCGGGATCAACATGCCCCCGATCCCCGCCCTCAGCGGCGGCGGCGCCAGCACGACGGGCCTGACCGGCCCCGGCCTGGGTACCCCGGGCCTGGGGACCACCGGTTTGACCAGCCCCGGCCTCACCAGCCCGGGCCTGACGAGCCCCGGTCTGACCAGCCCGGGCCTGGCAAGCCCCGGCCTGTCGCCGACCACCCCCGGGCTGACCGCGCCGGGCGCGCTGCCGACGACCCCGGGCGTCGGTGGCCTGACCACCCCTGGCGCGGGCCTCAACCCCGCGCTGACCAGCCCGGCCGGCGGCCTCGGCACCCCCGCGGCCGGCGAAGTGCCGATCACCACGCCCGCCGCGCTGGACCCCGGCGCCGACGGGACGTACCCGATCCTCGGTGACCCGTCCACCCTCGGCGGTGGCGGCGGCGGGGGCGGCAACGGCGGCGGCGGGCTGATCAACGACGTGATGCAGGCCGCCAACCAGCTGGGCGCCGGGCAGGCCATCGACCTGCTCAAGGGCCTGGTGATGCCGGCGATCACGCAGAGCATGCAAGGCGGCGCCGGCGCGCCGGGCGCGCTGCCGGGCGCGGCGGGTGCCCTCCCGGGTGCCCTGCCGGGCGCGGCCGGTGCTCTGCCCGGTGCCGCGGGTGCGTTACCGCACGCGGCGGCCGCGCTGCCGGGCGCCGCCGGTGCCCTGCCGGGCGCGGCGGGTGCACTGCCCGGAGCTGCCGGCGCTGCCGCGCCGGCCGCGGCGGCACCCTTGCCTCCCGTCTGA
- a CDS encoding lysophospholipid acyltransferase family protein — protein MEPVYGTVIALARLIWRIQGLKITVSGVENLPESGGAVIAINHTGYLDFTFAGLPAFRQGRGRKVRFMAKQEVFDSKITGPLMRSLRHISVDRQEGAASYEAAVRNLKDGELVGVYPEATISRSFEIKEFKSGAARMAVEAGVPIVPVIVWGAQRIWTKGHPKKLFRPKVPITVLVGERIEPTLGTAELNALLHSRMQHLLERAQEMYGPHPAGEYWVPRRLGGGAPSLAEAARMDAEDAAARAARRAQAADPPE, from the coding sequence GTGGAGCCGGTATACGGGACCGTCATTGCGCTCGCCCGCCTGATCTGGCGCATCCAGGGTCTCAAGATCACCGTTTCAGGCGTCGAGAACCTGCCGGAAAGCGGTGGCGCCGTCATCGCGATCAACCACACCGGCTATCTGGACTTCACCTTCGCGGGCCTGCCCGCCTTCCGGCAGGGCCGCGGCCGCAAGGTGCGGTTCATGGCCAAGCAGGAGGTGTTCGACAGCAAGATCACCGGCCCGCTGATGCGCAGCCTGCGGCACATCTCGGTCGACCGGCAGGAAGGGGCCGCGTCGTACGAGGCCGCGGTGCGCAACCTCAAGGACGGCGAGCTCGTCGGGGTCTACCCCGAGGCCACCATCAGCCGCAGCTTCGAGATCAAAGAGTTCAAATCCGGAGCCGCCCGCATGGCGGTGGAGGCCGGCGTGCCGATCGTCCCGGTGATCGTCTGGGGCGCGCAGCGGATCTGGACCAAGGGTCACCCGAAGAAGCTGTTCCGCCCGAAGGTGCCGATCACCGTGCTCGTCGGCGAGCGGATCGAACCGACGCTGGGCACCGCGGAGCTGAACGCCCTGCTGCATTCGCGGATGCAGCACCTGCTGGAGCGGGCGCAGGAGATGTACGGGCCCCATCCGGCCGGGGAGTACTGGGTGCCGCGCCGGCTCGGCGGCGGCGCGCCGTCGCTGGCGGAAGCGGCCCGGATGGACGCCGAGGATGCCGCCGCCCGTGCGGCTCGCCGCGCCCAGGCGGCAGACCCGCCGGAGTAG
- a CDS encoding PE family protein, translating to MSFVLTAPEAVTDAAGNLAGIGTTLERAAAAAAGPTTGIAAPAADEVSVAISRVFGTYGQQFQALSARAAAFHDGFVGLLNGSAAAYVGTEAANTEQALMAAVEAPAAALPVGAYGQLVANTTANLQSLYRAWAADPLPLLRQIVANQQVYARQFVAALAGAIANLPAELANLPAAVQSGVQGLLTFDAAYYVQQFVATQVGFAQTFASSLNDALTGIVAGLPGLQSGLQAAYQAVLAGNYYGAVQDVAQAFANLLVTGFNPGTVTTSLLTPLTNPTVVATVNPTILGPLGDLFTIANLPGQEAQYLTNLIPPSVFRQMAQNLTNVLDALSIPSISATVTLPLLAPTTGSLSAFFGLPLVLTYAVMGAPISALNGLATSATAVQQALLAGNGVGALGALFDAPAAIANGFLNSDTLVDFTIPVPVTLPAPFPSFNVPITLHLPFDGILVPPHPITATIDPSALGFGPTPVTIFGTPFMGLVPLLVNYLPEQLAAVIVPAA from the coding sequence GTGTCGTTCGTGTTGACAGCACCCGAGGCGGTGACGGACGCCGCCGGCAACCTCGCCGGGATCGGCACCACGCTCGAACGGGCCGCCGCCGCGGCGGCGGGACCCACCACCGGGATCGCGGCCCCGGCCGCCGACGAGGTCTCGGTGGCGATCTCACGGGTGTTCGGCACGTACGGACAGCAATTCCAGGCGCTCAGCGCCCGGGCGGCGGCGTTTCACGACGGGTTCGTGGGCCTGCTGAACGGCAGTGCGGCCGCCTACGTCGGCACCGAGGCCGCCAACACCGAACAGGCGCTGATGGCCGCCGTGGAAGCGCCCGCCGCCGCCCTGCCGGTCGGGGCCTATGGGCAGCTCGTCGCGAACACCACCGCCAACCTGCAGTCCCTCTACCGGGCGTGGGCCGCGGACCCGTTGCCGTTGCTGCGCCAGATCGTGGCCAACCAGCAGGTCTACGCGCGGCAGTTCGTGGCGGCGCTCGCCGGCGCGATCGCGAACCTGCCCGCCGAGCTGGCGAACCTGCCCGCGGCGGTGCAAAGCGGCGTGCAGGGACTGTTGACCTTCGACGCCGCGTACTACGTGCAGCAGTTCGTCGCCACCCAGGTCGGCTTCGCCCAGACCTTCGCCTCGTCGCTGAACGACGCGCTCACCGGCATCGTGGCCGGGCTGCCCGGCCTGCAGTCGGGACTGCAGGCGGCCTATCAGGCCGTGCTGGCGGGCAACTACTACGGCGCGGTGCAGGACGTCGCGCAGGCCTTCGCCAACCTCCTGGTCACCGGCTTCAATCCGGGCACCGTGACCACCTCCCTGCTGACTCCGCTGACCAACCCGACGGTGGTGGCCACGGTCAACCCGACGATCCTGGGCCCGCTGGGGGATCTGTTCACCATCGCCAACCTGCCCGGGCAGGAGGCGCAGTACCTCACCAACCTGATTCCGCCGTCGGTGTTTCGGCAGATGGCGCAGAACCTCACCAATGTCCTCGACGCGCTGTCGATTCCAAGTATCTCCGCGACCGTCACGCTGCCGCTACTGGCGCCCACGACCGGCTCGCTCAGCGCTTTCTTCGGGCTGCCGCTGGTGCTCACCTACGCGGTGATGGGGGCGCCGATCTCGGCCCTCAACGGCCTGGCGACCAGCGCGACGGCCGTTCAGCAGGCGCTGCTGGCCGGCAACGGCGTGGGGGCGCTGGGGGCGCTGTTCGACGCGCCGGCCGCAATCGCGAACGGCTTCCTCAACAGCGACACCCTCGTGGACTTCACGATCCCGGTGCCAGTGACGCTTCCGGCACCGTTCCCCAGCTTCAACGTGCCGATCACCCTGCACCTGCCGTTCGACGGCATTCTCGTTCCACCGCATCCCATCACGGCGACCATCGACCCGAGCGCCCTGGGTTTCGGCCCCACCCCCGTGACGATCTTCGGCACGCCCTTCATGGGGCTGGTACCGCTGTTGGTCAACTACCTGCCCGAGCAACTCGCCGCGGTGATCGTGCCGGCGGCCTAG
- a CDS encoding MBL fold metallo-hydrolase: MQVTSVGHAGFLIETPAGSILCDPWVNPAYFASWFPFPDNSALDWDALGDCDFLYVSHLHKDHFDAKNLARHVNKDAVVLLPDFPVPDLRNELQLLGFHRFFETTSGVRHRVAGPGGDLDVMILALRAPADGPIGDSALVVSDGVTTAFNMNDARPVDLDVLDAEFGHIDVHMLQYSGAIWYPMVYDMPERAKESFGVQKRQRQMDRARQYIAQVGASWVVPSAGPPCFLDPELRHLNDDHGDPANIFPDQMVFLEQMRAHGHERGLLMMPGSAADFTGSTLNSLTHPLPTDEVEAIFTTGKSAYIADYAERMAPVLAAERASWAPAGGEPLLEPLRALFEPIMLASDEICDGIGYPVELVLGQQTVVLDFPKRTVRERVPDERVRYGFAIAPELVRTVLRDHEPDWVNTIFLSTRFTAWRVGGYNEYLYTFFKCLTDERIAYADGWFAETHDDSASVTMDGWQIQRRCPHLKADLSKFGVVEGNTLTCNLHGWQWRLDDGHCLTARGHQLRSARA, translated from the coding sequence GTGCAGGTCACCAGCGTCGGGCACGCCGGATTTCTCATCGAGACCCCCGCGGGCAGCATCCTGTGCGACCCCTGGGTCAATCCCGCGTACTTCGCGTCCTGGTTCCCCTTCCCGGACAACAGCGCGCTGGACTGGGACGCCCTCGGCGACTGCGATTTCCTCTACGTCTCGCACCTGCACAAAGACCACTTCGACGCCAAGAACCTCGCGCGCCACGTCAACAAGGATGCGGTGGTGCTGCTGCCCGACTTCCCGGTGCCCGACCTGCGAAACGAGTTGCAGCTGCTGGGTTTTCACCGGTTCTTCGAGACCACCAGCGGGGTCAGGCACCGCGTCGCCGGCCCCGGGGGCGACCTGGACGTCATGATCCTCGCGCTGCGGGCCCCCGCCGACGGCCCGATCGGCGACTCCGCGCTGGTGGTGTCCGACGGCGTCACGACGGCCTTCAACATGAACGACGCCCGTCCCGTCGACCTGGACGTGCTCGACGCCGAGTTCGGCCACATCGACGTGCACATGCTGCAGTACTCCGGCGCCATCTGGTACCCGATGGTCTACGACATGCCCGAGCGCGCCAAGGAGTCGTTCGGGGTGCAGAAGCGGCAGCGCCAGATGGACCGCGCCCGCCAGTACATCGCCCAGGTCGGGGCGAGCTGGGTGGTGCCGTCCGCCGGGCCGCCGTGCTTCCTGGACCCCGAGTTGCGCCACCTGAACGACGACCACGGCGACCCGGCCAACATCTTCCCCGACCAGATGGTCTTCCTGGAGCAGATGCGCGCCCACGGCCACGAGCGCGGGCTGCTGATGATGCCGGGTTCCGCGGCGGACTTCACCGGCTCGACGCTGAATTCGCTCACCCATCCGCTGCCCACCGACGAAGTCGAGGCCATCTTCACCACCGGCAAGTCGGCCTACATCGCCGACTATGCCGAGCGGATGGCGCCCGTGCTGGCCGCCGAGCGGGCGAGCTGGGCCCCGGCCGGCGGCGAGCCGCTGCTCGAGCCGCTGCGCGCGCTGTTCGAACCGATCATGCTGGCCAGCGACGAGATCTGCGACGGCATCGGCTACCCCGTCGAGCTGGTCCTCGGCCAACAGACCGTCGTCCTGGACTTCCCCAAACGCACCGTGCGGGAACGGGTTCCCGACGAGAGGGTGCGTTACGGTTTCGCGATCGCGCCGGAGTTGGTCCGTACCGTGCTGCGCGACCACGAGCCGGACTGGGTCAACACGATCTTCTTGTCCACCCGCTTCACCGCTTGGCGGGTCGGCGGCTACAACGAATACCTGTACACCTTCTTCAAGTGCCTGACCGACGAACGGATCGCCTACGCCGACGGCTGGTTCGCCGAGACGCACGACGACTCGGCGTCGGTCACCATGGACGGCTGGCAGATCCAGCGCCGCTGCCCGCACCTGAAGGCTGACCTGTCGAAATTCGGTGTGGTGGAAGGTAATACGCTGACCTGCAACCTGCACGGGTGGCAGTGGCGGCTGGACGACGGCCACTGCCTGACAGCGCGGGGCCACCAGCTGCGGAGCGCGCGAGCATGA
- a CDS encoding LGFP repeat-containing protein, with amino-acid sequence MVSRGRAPTMLMTAVIATVVIVSWMTGTARDRDPASGPQRRDTLLAEQPLVGLGGGVTVRELTQDTPFSLVALTGDLAGTSTRVRAKRADGSWGPWYQTEYETAAPDSAAPGAPAGALEGPRSTDPVFVGTTTTVQVAVTRPVDAPLTQPPAAPAASEGLGYRPASRERPFGQNISAILISPPQAPPKQKWTPPAGVLMPGQAPPIISRAEWGADESLRCGSPQYDNGIRAAVVHHTAGSNDYSPLESAGIVKAIYTYHSKTLGWCDIAYNALVDKYGQVFEGSAGGLTKAVEGFHTGGFNRNTWGVAMIGNFDDVPPTPIQLRMVGRLLGWRLGLDGVDPKGTVALESAGSHYTVFPAGAVATLPTIFTHRDVGNTDCPGNAAYALMDEIRDIASHVNDPPEELLKALEGGAIYQHWIDMGGMKSYLGAPTSPEDDAEGSGGVARYVTFAKGAMYWSPETGPQPVTGALYDAWASLSYERGPLGLPTSAEIQEPLQITQNFQHGTLNYERLTGNVTQVVDGITTPLSTEPPEGPTVPAEHFSLPSHPGTA; translated from the coding sequence CTGGTGTCCCGTGGTCGCGCACCGACGATGCTGATGACCGCCGTCATCGCCACCGTCGTGATCGTCTCGTGGATGACGGGCACGGCGCGTGACCGTGACCCCGCGTCCGGACCACAGCGGCGCGACACCCTGCTCGCCGAACAGCCGCTGGTTGGACTGGGCGGCGGCGTCACCGTGCGAGAACTCACCCAGGACACACCGTTTTCCCTGGTGGCGCTCACCGGCGATCTGGCCGGCACATCCACCCGGGTGCGCGCGAAGCGGGCCGACGGGTCGTGGGGACCCTGGTATCAGACCGAGTACGAGACCGCGGCACCCGATTCGGCGGCGCCCGGCGCGCCGGCCGGAGCGCTCGAGGGGCCGCGCAGCACAGACCCGGTCTTCGTCGGCACCACCACGACCGTCCAGGTCGCCGTCACCCGACCCGTCGACGCGCCGCTGACGCAGCCGCCCGCGGCGCCGGCGGCCTCCGAGGGCCTCGGCTACCGGCCCGCGTCCAGGGAACGGCCGTTCGGACAGAACATCTCCGCGATCCTCATCTCCCCTCCCCAGGCGCCGCCCAAGCAGAAGTGGACGCCGCCGGCCGGCGTGCTGATGCCCGGCCAGGCGCCGCCCATCATCAGCCGCGCCGAGTGGGGCGCCGACGAGTCACTGCGATGCGGTAGCCCCCAGTACGACAACGGGATTCGCGCGGCGGTGGTCCATCACACCGCGGGCAGCAACGACTACTCGCCGCTGGAGTCCGCCGGGATCGTCAAGGCCATCTACACCTATCACAGCAAAACCCTGGGCTGGTGCGACATCGCCTACAACGCGCTGGTCGACAAGTACGGCCAGGTGTTCGAGGGCAGCGCCGGGGGGCTCACCAAGGCGGTCGAGGGCTTTCACACCGGCGGCTTCAACCGCAACACCTGGGGCGTGGCGATGATCGGCAACTTCGACGACGTCCCGCCCACCCCGATCCAGCTGCGCATGGTCGGCCGGTTGCTGGGCTGGCGGCTGGGCCTCGACGGCGTCGACCCCAAGGGCACCGTGGCCTTGGAGTCCGCCGGCAGCCACTACACGGTCTTCCCGGCGGGTGCGGTCGCCACGCTGCCGACGATCTTCACCCACCGCGACGTCGGGAACACCGACTGCCCGGGAAACGCCGCCTACGCGCTGATGGACGAGATCCGCGACATCGCCTCGCATGTCAACGATCCGCCCGAGGAGCTGCTCAAGGCCCTGGAGGGCGGCGCCATCTACCAGCACTGGATCGACATGGGCGGCATGAAGAGCTATCTGGGCGCGCCGACCTCCCCCGAGGACGACGCCGAGGGGTCGGGCGGTGTGGCCCGCTACGTCACCTTCGCCAAGGGCGCGATGTACTGGTCGCCCGAAACCGGTCCCCAGCCCGTCACCGGCGCGCTTTACGACGCGTGGGCCTCACTCAGCTACGAGCGCGGGCCGCTCGGGTTGCCCACGAGCGCCGAAATCCAGGAGCCGCTGCAGATCACGCAGAACTTCCAGCACGGAACCCTCAACTACGAGCGGCTCACCGGGAACGTCACCCAGGTCGTGGACGGCATCACGACGCCGCTGTCGACCGAGCCGCCGGAAGGCCCGACCGTGCCGGCCGAGCATTTCTCGCTACCGAGCCATCCCGGCACCGCCTGA
- a CDS encoding Cof-type HAD-IIB family hydrolase produces the protein MTKPALIACDVDGTLFDENETITPRTRDAVLAAVAAGATFVVATGRPPRWIRPVVEALGFAPMAVCANGAVIYDSATDRVVSARTLSVDTLAELAELATRVIPGAGLAVERIGERAHDTATPQFISSPGYEHAWLNPDNTEVSIEDLLSAPAIKLLIRRAGARSADMAAELAKHVGIEGDITYSTNNGLVEIVPLGISKATGVDELARPLEIGSDEVVAFGDMPNDLPMLLWAGHGVAMGNAHPEVMAAADEVTASNSDDGVGRVLERWWV, from the coding sequence ATGACGAAGCCGGCACTCATCGCCTGCGACGTCGACGGCACGCTGTTCGACGAAAACGAGACCATCACCCCACGCACCCGAGACGCCGTCCTTGCCGCAGTGGCCGCAGGCGCCACCTTCGTCGTGGCGACCGGGCGTCCCCCGCGGTGGATCCGGCCGGTCGTCGAGGCCCTCGGATTCGCGCCGATGGCCGTGTGCGCCAACGGCGCCGTGATCTACGACTCCGCGACCGACCGGGTGGTGTCGGCGCGCACGCTCAGCGTCGACACCCTGGCCGAGCTGGCCGAGCTCGCCACGCGCGTCATACCGGGCGCGGGGCTGGCCGTCGAGCGGATCGGCGAACGCGCCCACGACACGGCCACGCCGCAGTTCATCAGTTCGCCCGGCTACGAGCACGCGTGGCTCAACCCCGACAACACCGAGGTGTCCATCGAGGACCTGCTCAGCGCCCCGGCGATCAAGCTGCTGATCCGCCGGGCCGGGGCCCGCAGCGCCGACATGGCGGCCGAGCTGGCCAAGCACGTCGGCATCGAGGGTGACATCACCTACTCCACCAACAACGGCCTCGTGGAGATCGTGCCGCTGGGCATCAGCAAGGCCACCGGTGTGGACGAGCTCGCCCGGCCGCTCGAGATCGGCAGCGACGAGGTGGTCGCCTTCGGCGACATGCCCAACGACCTGCCGATGCTGCTGTGGGCGGGCCACGGCGTGGCGATGGGCAACGCCCACCCCGAGGTGATGGCCGCCGCCGACGAGGTGACGGCGTCCAACAGCGACGACGGGGTGGGACGGGTGCTGGAACGCTGGTGGGTCTAG
- the glf gene encoding UDP-galactopyranose mutase produces the protein MGCAAAVGYPKQPMTSPSSRFDLYVVGSGFFGLTIAERVATQLGKRVLVVERRPHIGGNAYSEAEPQTGIEIHKYGAHLFHTSNKRVWDYVRQFTEFTDYRHRVFAMHNGQAYQFPMGLGLVSQFFGKYFSPEEARRLIAEQAAEIDTADAQNLEEKAISLIGRPLYEAFVKGYTAKQWQTDPKELPAANITRLPVRYTFDNRYFSDTYEGLPVDGYTAWLEKMADDDRIEVRLDTDWFEVRDLLRRESPSAPVVYTGPLDRYFDYAEGRLGWRTLDFEVEVLPIGDFQGTPVMNYNDLDVPYTRIHEFRHFHLERDYPNDKTVIMREYSRFAGDDDEPYYPINTEADRALLAAYRARAKSETASSGVLFGGRLGTYQYLDMHMAIASALNMYDNTLAPHLRDGAPLADTESAHA, from the coding sequence ATGGGTTGCGCTGCCGCAGTCGGATACCCTAAGCAACCGATGACTTCTCCTTCCAGTCGCTTTGACCTCTATGTCGTCGGCTCCGGATTCTTCGGCCTGACCATCGCCGAGCGCGTGGCTACCCAACTCGGGAAACGCGTGCTCGTGGTTGAGCGGCGCCCGCACATCGGTGGCAACGCGTACTCCGAGGCGGAGCCGCAGACCGGGATCGAGATCCACAAGTACGGCGCGCACCTGTTCCACACCTCCAATAAGAGGGTCTGGGACTACGTGCGGCAGTTCACCGAGTTCACCGACTACCGGCACCGGGTTTTCGCCATGCACAACGGGCAGGCCTACCAGTTCCCCATGGGCCTGGGCCTGGTGTCGCAGTTCTTCGGCAAGTACTTCAGCCCCGAGGAAGCCCGGCGCCTGATCGCCGAACAGGCCGCCGAGATCGACACCGCCGACGCGCAGAACCTCGAGGAGAAGGCCATCTCGCTGATCGGCAGGCCGCTCTACGAGGCGTTCGTCAAGGGCTACACGGCCAAGCAGTGGCAGACCGACCCCAAGGAGCTGCCGGCGGCCAACATCACCCGGCTGCCGGTGCGCTACACCTTCGACAACCGGTACTTCAGCGACACCTACGAGGGCCTGCCGGTCGACGGCTACACCGCCTGGCTGGAGAAGATGGCCGACGACGACCGCATCGAGGTGCGGCTGGACACCGACTGGTTCGAGGTCCGCGACCTGCTGCGCCGGGAGTCGCCGTCGGCCCCGGTGGTCTATACCGGGCCGCTGGACCGCTACTTCGACTACGCCGAGGGCCGGCTCGGCTGGCGCACGCTGGACTTCGAGGTCGAGGTCCTGCCCATCGGCGATTTCCAGGGCACGCCGGTGATGAACTACAACGACCTGGACGTGCCCTACACCCGCATCCACGAGTTCCGCCACTTCCACCTCGAGCGCGACTACCCGAACGACAAGACGGTGATCATGCGGGAGTACTCGCGGTTCGCCGGGGACGACGACGAGCCCTACTATCCGATCAACACCGAAGCCGACCGCGCCCTGCTGGCCGCCTACCGCGCGAGGGCGAAGTCCGAGACGGCGTCGTCGGGAGTGCTGTTCGGGGGCCGGCTGGGCACCTACCAATACCTGGACATGCACATGGCCATCGCCAGCGCACTGAATATGTACGACAACACCCTCGCGCCGCACCTGCGTGACGGCGCCCCGCTCGCTGACACCGAAAGCGCACACGCATGA